The Rhodococcus opacus B4 genome contains the following window.
TTCCCGAAGGAGTGCGCGGGATCGAGCGCACGGCCCACGTTCACCGCCTCACGTGCCAGCGCGGCGTGACGGCTCACCCAATGAAACACTCCGGCAAGAATGATCAACGCACCGGCGAGATCATGGGGCAATACGGCCCCGACCTGACGCATTACCTCGGCGGCGGCATCGGCATTGTGTGCGTCGATCCGGGCGAACAGCAGATCACGCACCGGCACATCGTGCATCGCGGCCGCGATGATCGAGGCGTGCTCGTCCGTGACGCTGATGCCCCGCTCCCCCGCTCCGGTGGTTCCCCCCACGTACGGTGCCAACGCGAAATCGTAGGCACGGTCGGCGGCGTTCTGCGGGGCCATCGCGGCCAGAATCACGCGCTCGCGCCCGAAACCAGCGGCCACGATAGCGGCGCGGCCTGGACCATGCTGGGCCGGGGCGAAACTCGCTCGCATCTCGGCGCGGGTCATGAGCGTGGTGGAGCCGACCACGAGTGCCTCGGCGATGATCGGGTGCGCCGCCAGATCGACCGGCATGCCCGGCTGCCCGATCAAGGACCCGGCCCCGTGCCACTGACGCACCAGACCATCGGTGAACACGAACACCGGGGTCACCGCATCGGGGCGAAGCCGCTCGAGGATCGCGCCCACCACATCACCCCGCTCGGCCGGGCCGAACACCACCGCCAGCATCGACGGACTCTCCTGGAACGGTGCGGCGCTCTCGAGTGCGTCCAAGATGCGCCCCGACTCCCGCTCCGCATCGTCACCCAACTGGACCAGCATCACCGCCGCCGGGTGGCGGTCAAGGCTCAATACCGCCACCTCGTCGACCGGAAGATGACCGCCCAACGCGACCGCACCGGCAACAACATCGGACGGCGAAGACATACGAAAAACACTCACAGCAAAACCCCTTTGGGTCGGGTGGGCGAGCTGGTCAGACTCACCCGTGAATTGGACTTACGAACACCTCAGAACCTAGCCGAAACCTCGGACAAAAACCCGCATTGAACTGCGTCTATGTCCCCGGCACACCCGGTGCCGGGGACATAGACGCACGCACAGCTGTGGCCGGTGGCCGGCACCGCGCCGGCCACAGCTGCGGATTACGTGTTGGCGACGCCCTCGGCCGCTGGCACGGCCGCGCACAACTGATCCGCCGTCGACGAGGTCAATCCGGCATCGAGCATCTGCTCCATCACCTGACGAAGGTGTGATCCGGGAATGCCTCCAGTCCGCCCGAGATGGCCTCCCGGGCCGCTACCGTGTCCCGAACGATCCAGAATCTGGCCCCGTCAATATCAGCGGGGCGGCCGCCGGAAACCGCATCGTCACGGCCGCAACCTGCCGCCACATCTCCCCTAGCGCCCGGCCGTGCTCGACAGTGATGCCCGCCAACAGTGCATCCCGCACGGTGTGCCAGGGCGCCGCCAGCAACCGCGCCGCGTGCTCATCGCTGACGCACACCCCCGAGTTTCGCACTCCTCGAGATACCCGGGCGATGCCATCACGAGAGAGCTCCTCCGCCACCCTGGACGCGTCCTCACGGCCCACTCGGGTCACCTCCGCTGTGGGGGGAGGGTCTCGGTGACCACCTGTGCCAGGCGGGGCGGGCGGTGACGAGTGTGGCAGACGTGGTGTGAGTGTGTCGGACACGGTCAGGGAGATCGGTTCCGGCCTGAATGGCAAACGCACCGAACTCCACATGTGGGAGAGGCCCGACCGGGTTCGGGTATATCGAGGCCGCCTTGTCGGTACAGGGTCGTACCCTGCTGGTGTTGGACGGTACTGAGGTGGCTGAATCGCCCCGGGTTCTACGGAGGCTCGGCTATCTGGTTCCGGCCTCAGCGAGGACCGGTGTCTCACGGTAGTCGGCCGCCGTGTGATTCGACCAGTAGGCGGTCTCGTACTCTGCGGGTGGGACGTGGTCGATCTCGCCGTGCAAGCGGCGGTGATTGAACCAGTCGATGTACTCGGCGACCGCCCACTCGACGTCTCCAAGGCCTCGCCAGCCCCCGTGCGGGCGCATCACGGGATTGCGAATGCACTCGGCCTTGAACAACGAGTTGAACGCCTCCGCCATCGCGTTGTCATACGAATCTCCCTTGGAACCAACAGAAGACACTGCGTCACACTCGTCGAGGCGCTCGGTGTATCGCACCGCTCGATACTGCACGCCGCGGTCGCTATGGTGAATCAATCCGGCGACGTCCTGGCCGACCCGTCGGCGAGCCCACAACCCCATATCCAAGGCGTCGAGGGCCAGGTCGGTACGCATCGACGTCGAAACCTGCCAACCGACGATCATCCGGGAGAACACGTCGAGGATGAACGCGGCGTACACCCACCCCGAATGAGTGCGAATGTAGGTCAGGTCCGCCACCCACAACGTGTTGGGCGCGTCGGCGACGAACTGCCGCTGGACCCGATCCGCCGGCCGCGGAGTCTCGGCCCCGTCAGCGTGCGTGGTCTTCCGCCCTTTCAACCGTAATATTCCCCGTAACCCATCGGCTTTCATCAATCGTTCCACGGTGCACCGGGCCACTGACATCCCTTCTCGTTTCAGACTGGCGTGCACTTTGCGGGCCCCGTACACCCCGAGATTGTCGGCATGAACACCCCGGATCCGGGACAGAACCTCGCGGTCACGCACCGCACGTGCCGATTCGGTTCGCTGGGGGCTCAGGTGAGCTCGGACCGTGGACGGAGCGATCTGGGCGGCCGTACCGCGCAAGACCGCGCAGATCGGATCGACTCCGTGTTCGTCGCGGTGAGCAGCGACGAACTCCACGATCAGCGCTGTGGGCGGTCGATCTCCGCCGCAAAGAAAGCCGAGGCCTGCTTGAGGATCGTGTTCGCCCGCCGCAGCTCGCGATTCTCCCGTTCCAACTGGGCAATCCGTTCGGCATCACTGGTAGTGGTGCCCGGGCGCACGCCGCCGTCGACCTCGGCCTGCTTGACCCAGGTCCTGAGCGCCTCGGGATGCACACCGAGCTGATCGGCGATCCGCTTGAGCGCTCCCGGCCGCGTCGCCGGATCCTGGCGGGCCTCGACCGCCATCCTCGTTGCTCGTTCCTTCAGCTCAACGCTGTACTTCCGTGGTGCTGCCATGCTCTCCATCCTTCACAGGTTTGAGAGCCTCCGACAGACCCGGGGCGATTCAGGCTGATGATCTGGTGTGTGAGATGACCGAGGTGATGACGTTGCGGTGTGCCCGCCTGTACGGGCAGCGCAGTGCCCGTCGCAGTGACGCCGCTGCCGTGACCGCCGCGCCGGACCGCCCATGACGGCCACTGCTGCACTTGCTGATCCCACTGCCGACATCGCTGCGCCGGATCCGTCTCGGGTGGTGATCCGGGCGTTCGTGTACGTTCTCGATCCCACCCCGGGGCAGGTCGAGGCGTTGCGTTCGAATTGTGGGGCACAGCGTTTCGCCTACAACTGGGCGCTGTCGCAGGTCAAGTCGAACCTCGATCAACGGACCGCGGAACGATCCTACGGTGTTCCGGATGCGGGATTGACCCCGTCGATGTCGTGGTCCGCGTACAGCCTGCGCAAACACTGGAACACCGTCAAGGACGACGTCGCGGTCAACCCCGAGACCGGGCAGGTGTGGTGGTCGGCGAATTCGAAAGAGGCGTACAGTTCCGGGATCGCGAACTGCGCAAATGCCTTGTCGAACTGGTCAGCGGCGCGTTCAGGGAAACGTGCGGGGACGATGAGGTTTCCTCGATTCAAGAGCAAACGTGCTGCATCCTCGTGCCGGTTCACGACCGGCTGTATCGGCTTGGTCACCACCGACGGGGATCGCCGCCATGTCCAACTTCCCCGGATCGGGGTGGTGCGCACTGCCGAGTCGACCCGCAAGCTGGCGCGTAAAACCATTGCCGGGACGGCCCGGATCCGGTCGGCGACTGTGTCGTTCCGGCGGGGTCGCTGGCAGGTGTCGTTCTCCGTCGAGACGCTTCTCCCTGCACGAGCCCTCCCGCCCACCACGACCGGTCCGCGATCGGTGGTCGGGGTCGATGTGGGGGTCAAGCACCTCGCGGTTCTCTCGACCGGTGAACTGATCGAGAACCCGAAACACGCTCGCAAGCAGGCGAAGAAGCTGCGGCGCCTGCAACGCCGAGGAGCTCGCCGCACCGGCCCGGACCGCCGTACCCGCCAGCAGCCCTCGAATCGGTGGCTCCGCACGCAGGACCAGATTCAGCGGATACATGCCAGGGTCGCCAACAGTCGCCGCGACCACCTTCACAAACTCACCACCCAACTCGTCCGCGTCTACGACACCGTCGTCGTCGAAGACCTCAATGTCTCCGGAATGAGCCGATCCGGTGGCGCCTACAAGCGTGGGTTGAATCGCGCGATCGGTGATGCGGCTCTCGCCGAAATTCGACGGCAGTTGACTTACAAGACCGATTGGACTGGCACCGGTCTGCATGTGGCGGACCGGTGGTATCCGTCGAGTAAGACCTGCTCGAACTGTCAGGCAGTGAAAACCAAACTGCCCCTTAATGTTCGGGTGTTCGTCTGCGACCACTGCGGTTACCGCGGCGATCGTGATCACAACGCTGCCCTGAACCTCGCTGCACTCGCGGTGTCCGTTGAGGATGGCACGTCTCCGGCGAGTTGCGGACGAGACGTAAAAGCAGCCCGACAGAAACCAACCATAAGACCCGCCACCAGCGGGCAGACGGTATCGCTGCGGGAACACCACACACCAGTGGTGAACGTGGCCGGAGCAACCCGGCCACTCATGCCGAGTACACAAAAAAACACTCAGCGTGAACGGCAGATGGTCAGTCCGCCCCCGTCCCCCCGTCCCGTCGTCCCCGTCAGCAGGACAACACCGAATCTACCCACTTGTGTAGGAAAAAACACTACCTGAACAGCGAAAACGTCCCCGGCACACCCGGGTGCCGGGGACGTTTGGTATTCAGCGACTGACTGACGCTGTAACCGAGTGACTATCCCCTCAACGCTGAGATCGGCGTTTCCGCGGTCCAGATCCGCCCAAGGACTGCTTCCGGACGCTGTCGAGTGTCGCCCACAGCGCTTCGTTGTCCAGATCGCTTCGGTGCTTCTCGATTGCAGACACGAGCTGGTCAATCACTGCCCGAGCCGGCGGATTGAACGTCATTGCTGCCGCACCCGCCCAGGCGAGCGGTTCGTCCTCGCGCTTCAGGATCCGATCGAGCGCACCCTCACACCGATCGAAGAACTTCTCGGTGCGCTTAGTTTGATTGTCATCCTGATCGTTGGCTTCGAGCGCTCCCTCAGCAAGATCGAGAAATCCATTGATGATCCTCGTCGCGCGGTCACGCAGCACCGGGTCGAACCCGAGAGATGACCAGAATCCGTTCCACCGCGTGCGGTAACTGCGGTCCGAACTGAGCGGCACAAGGTGATCGCGTATCAGCCGGCCGAGGCTGTTCTCGTCCAGCTCACGCAGCTGACGCGCCAAGAGTGCTGGCTTCGATGCCTCGGGCAACGGCTGCGGATCTTTCACGCGCAACCATGGGTGCGGCCCCACCGAATCGATCACGGCAGTGAGCGGCCCGACGATGACCACGAAAGATCGACCTTACGACGGTGCGCCCCCTCGGCGTTGTCATCGAGCACGAACTCCGAAAGCAGCGCCTTGGCTCGTTTCTCGACAGAGCTAGCTTCGTTGTCCATGTTCATCTCCTTCTCGTTTGTCATCTCAACTCCTTCGACACAGCTAACACCGACAGATCGACTGCCGGCGCGTCGTTCGACCACACATGCGTACGACCATGAGGAAGCAACTCCGGTAGCGGGTGCAACCTCCACGGCTCGATCTCATCGAGCACTTCCTGAGCAAGCACGACACCATGGAAACGCGTCGGCACCGTCGTGACATCGACGATGGAGCCGCGGCGTCGGAACTCACTCATCGAGCGGGCCGAACCGTTGCTGATCACAATCTGCTTCCAGGGCTTGCCAGTGATGTCAAGAATCGCCACGACGTGTGGTTCGAGCCAACCCCGCTCACGCCAAACAGGCAAAATTCCTTTGTCCTTCGGGAGAGCGATCTGGGCGATCGCCTCGCGGGCGTAGTCGGTCTGCTGCCGGCCCCGCAACTCAGACTCGGCGGCTGGCAGACGCAGCTGCTCGAGTCGACGATGTGGGACGGCCGCCAACCGGCGGTTGGAGCCGGCCAACCATCGCCTAACGGTGCGCGACGAGACATGCATAGCGTCCGCGACCGCCTGCACGTCAACACTTCCACGTGCAGTTTCGCCGTAACAGGTCCGGAGCATCGCCTCGAGACGTTTGCGCGTCCAGCGAGGCCCTCGATGGACGACCACAACTTACCGTTCCACGTCGAAGCTGTTAATTTGAAAGAACTCCCACCCACCGACGTAGTCCTGCGCTCGCGTGTTCATCCAGTCGGTCATTCCCTTGTCGCCACCGCGTTCATACGCACTCCACATCGCCTCGACCTGGTCAGGCGTCAGCGCCAAGGTGATCAACCGATCCCGGGCATACTCCCGCGGTCCCGGACCCTGAACAGCATCGATCCTGATCTTGCCGCCGTACTTGGCCAACGCCTTACCTTGTTTGCTGCTTCGCATAGTCGACATCGCCGCGCGACGTGCGCTCTGCGTAGAGGCCGCTCGTTTGGCCTTGTGGGCTAGGGCTTTGAGGGTCTCAGCTCGTGGTTTGGCGATTCGCTGCCGACCTTCCGGGGCCAACCAGCGTTCCACGGTGCGTCGAGAGACCCCAAGATCGCGTGCTGCGGCGGCAGTGTTGATTTCGCTCCGTTTGCCGGGCCCGTAAGCGGCAAGTAGCTGAGCCTTGAGGTTGGCGGATCCAGGTCGACCGGAAGTGTCGGAGCCTCGGCGTCCGGTCAGCTTGCCGAAGAATTCCGATTGCATCTTTCCGCGCTCAGCGCGCAGCACTTCACGCACCGCTGTCTGGGTTACACGGAGTTCCTTGGCGGCTCTTACGACATTGATCTGGTTGTCCACCACAGAGCCGTAGTCCGCCAGACTGTCGGCGATCCGCGAATAGGCAGTGCGGCTGAGGGGCTTCCGTGCCATCACGAGTCACTTTCCGCGCTGATACCGGCGGACATCCACTCAGCCGGTGCGATCAGATCCGACTTGCCCCGGTAGCCCTTGCCGTCCAGGTACTGCTGATGTTCGGCGAGGAGTGCGGATCCTTCCGGCTTGTACTGGCCGAAACCACGTCCGAATTGCTTCGGTCCTCCAGGCCACGCCAGCTTGGGATCGGATTCATCCGACACGTAGAGCACGGTGTCTTTGGTGACTGCGACGGGCCATTGTCCGGTGTCTTCGCCGATCTGAGCTATCCGGTACATGATGTTGGCCCGCGACTTGGCGACGATGTGGTGGTGACGCTCTGGTGAATATCCTGGGCGTCCTGCCAAGTGCAGATCGGAATTGAGAATGCCGATCGTGTGCGTATAGATGACTTTGTTCTGTTCGCGAGCCAACTGCGCGTCGAGATCGTCCTTGATGTCCAAGGCGATGCGCGCATCCCGGATCCGTTCGTACCACGGGACGAGGACCCGTCCGTGATCAGGCCACACGTAGGCCTCCAGAATCTCGGGTTCGTACCCGAGACTGCTGGCGCGTTCGAGGGTGGGTGTAGTCACCCACTTCGGCTCGGAAATTGACAAACCCATCGGGTTGAGAGGATTCGGGAACCGCCAGTCCGCGGACTCGGGGATCTCCACGAGCCAGTACCCGGGGAGCTTGCGATCGAACGGTAGTCCGTTCGAATGATGCGCAGGTTCGCCGATCGGAAGTTCGAGGCCGGCGATTCCTGCCGCGTACGAACCGCCGCGGTCGAAGGCATGGACGTAACGGCACTTCGCTTCGTCGTCAGACAAGGTCCGTGACCAGTCGATATCTGCCTCGAAGATCTGGAACTTCTTGGCGAACTCGGCATCGGAGGGTGCGAATACGCGCTTCCATTCCTTCGGCCGGGCGGCGATCATCAGGTCGATGCCCGTCGATGCCGGGCTCACAGCCCAGGGGAAACGCAGAGCATTTGCTAGGAGTGACAGGCGTCGCGCCAGTGTGGCGGGTGCCGGCGAGTCACCAAGAATGGGCATCTCCTTGGGGTCCTGGCTCATGCCGGAGGTCAGTGTCACCCAGACACCACGGGTTTCACCTTTCCACACTCGCGTCCAAGTGCCGAGGCGGTCCCCCTCCTTGCCGCCGAGCTGCCAGCCCTCGGAGAGAGCCTCTGTGACGAACGGAGATTGTGCGGTCAGTTCCTTGAGCCTGTCGTTTCGATTGCGCTTGCCCAGACTGCTGGTGTCGATTCCCATGTGCTGCGCCATCGCGTCGGTGATCCAGATCTGCCCAGGCACCGACCATTTGTCGGACGTCCACGTGCCGAGGTTCAACGTCGCTACGAGCTCCGCGACATCGCCGACATGGGTGATCTGCGAGGCAAGGTCGTGACGGGTGCCGTCGGGAAGCCAGGCGCCATCGACGTCGAGTACTGCCGCGGGTGCGGTGAAGGTGGTCCGTGCATCTCCTGCTGCAAGTTTCGGTGCCGGGGTTGTCGTGGTCGGCTGGTGCGTGGTCTCCGCCGTCGCGACGATGGCCGGCGTTGCTGCAGCAGTCTCACGAGACGTCGTTTCGACGGGAGCCGCCACCGGCTCGTCCTTCACCATTGGCGAAACCTGTCCGACTGTGTCGCCGGTTGCTGCAGCTGCTGATCGGGTGGCGGCGGTGCTTTGCCACCAGCAGGGAAGGTGCATCACCAAGCCGTCGATCTGCCATCCGGCGTCCTCGCCGCCACACAGGGCGCAGATGGAAACCGGTGAAATCTGCACTCCATCAGCGGTATGCCCTTCGGCATCGGTCTCGATAGCCATCTCAGGCTCCTGTTCGGAATGAGAGCTGGTCAGGCTCATGACTTCGTTAGACGAATCACCCGAAGCTACGCCGGACCCTGGACTGTTCAGATCGGCGATCCAACCATCGAACAGAGCCGGACCACCGGGCACAGGCGTGGAAGAGTCGCTGGAATCGCCACCGAGTGTCGGGTCACTTGATCCTGCATCGCTGGTTACTTGGTCTTCCGGACCATCGCTACCGAGCAACTTGTGCAGCCGCAGTGCAACCATGCGCTGCCTGCGGTTTTCGCACTTGACCATCCGCTGCACCGTGTACCGCGGCATTCTGCCTTTCCGTTCCTCCGCGATCAGCACGCCCTCGTCATAGAGAGCCCTCAAGGCGGTACCGCGATCGATCTGCAAGGTATCGGTCATCGTCTGACCAGTGGCTTTCAACACCTGTTCGAGGGCCATCGGGTCCAACAAGACTTGTGGTTGACCATCGCACGGCCGCGGGTTGGCCACGACATATCCCAATCGAACGCCACGACCTTCCGCACGCCATCGAGGGGTGCCGTCGGATGTTTCACCCACCACACTGCGCCGCCATCCAAGACATGCCGCCATCGACCAATCCGATGGAGCTTGCCCGGTGTCGACGTCCTCCACGTAGGCGTGACCATTTCTCAGTGCGTGTACCAACAACTCCCGTACTCGCGCACCGGTCCGCATTGGCAGATCTGGGTCAGTCGCCGCAGCAGCGGCATCAGACAAGCCCATCGTGACCAGGTCCCCGACCTGCGCGACTTCGTTCTCCGTTAACGCCCCTACATCAACAAGGAAACGTGACATCGCATGCCAGCCCGCCCACAGAGACCCCAAAGCGTCTGCCTGACGAACACTTTCGCCGCTCGTGCGCAAACGCTCGCTATACCGCTCACCTTCGGCGAACGCCTCGGCGCGGACAATGTCCAACCGAGGGCATAACCATTGCAGGTACGTGGCCATCAACAAGGCGCGGCCATGACGGGAATGCGCAGTATCGAGTTCCTTCAAAACGTTCAGTTCGATTTCCCGCGCCTGCAGCGGCACCACGAGCATCCGCTGAGCTGCAGATCCTGGCCGCGGCATGATCTCGGAGGTGACCAAAGCAGACGCGCGGGGCGGGGTTCCGTCCAGAACCCCTAGACCATCACGTGTGCTTCTCGAGCGTTGCTCACCGTTGTGCACCATGCGAGCGAACTCTTCGAGCGCCTTCTGCGCAGTCCCGAAGTCTCGGGTTGGTGCGACATCGTCCGCCCAGTACAGAGCATCTTTTGCGGCGTTAAGCTTGATCCGCAATGCATTCAATGTGTCGCCGTTGCCCGACATCGATGTCGCCGGTCGCCGGCGATCCCATTTCTCTCCCCAGTGGTGCATCGCCAATGACGCGAGTGAGGTCTTGTAGCTGTTAGGCGATCCGACCAACGTAAGAACCCACGGGTTCGGACCCAATGCGGACCTGAATACCTGCCCAAGTAGAGCGGCCGAAACTCGCGTCGGGGTGCGTTCGAGCATCGAGCCGGAATGACGAAGGAATGCTTCTCGGATCCTTACCGGGTCGGGCGTCGGTGCGGGAAGGTCATACATCTTCAGGGGGCCGGTCAGCAGAACAGGGGCTACCCGTCCGCCATTCTCGTCGATGGCTCCCCCAGCATGAACGAAGAACCACTTGCCCTGATCATCGCGGCGCCACCCTGTCGAGCGGTATCGCACCACCCGTCGGATTTCGCGCCCACCTGCGCCCTTGAGTGCATCTCGCAGCTTCGCCACTCCGCTGGGGCGAGAGTCGTAGGCAGGCGGACCCGGCAAGGTATCGACCCAGCCGCAATCCCGGTACTCCTTCGCCGGAATCCGGATCCGCAGAAACTCTCGGCTCTCCGGATGGGTGTAGCCGATAACCACCGCGGTGAGTTCTTGAGGTGCGGCGGGGTTGACTTCACTCTGACCGGCCATCGCTGCTCGACCCATCAACTCCGGCTCGTCGACGTCGATACCCGCATCGGCAACTTCGAGATACTCCATCTCAACGATCCGCGCATCGAGGTCCAGTACGAGTTTCGCCTGTTGATCACCGCTCTTGGTCGTGACGATTTCGACCAAGTTCCCATCAATGATCCGATACACCGGAGCAATAACATTGCGCCCCCGGATGCTGTTCAGCGGCGTAGCCAGACTCTCCGAGTCGGACCAGACCCGCTGTGAATCAACGGGGCTGAGCGAGTCCTGAACCGCACCCGGTACGGGCTCAAGCTCGGGATCTTGCAGAATCGGTGGAACAGGAACTCGCGCGACATCGTGTGTGGCCCGAGCTGCAACGAGCGCGGCACGCCATGCGGTCATGGCATTCTCGACCGCTTCTCCCGCCCAATCGGTGCCTTCAGCCGCGGCCTGCTGTCGAACTTTGTCCAGAAGTTCAGTCAGATCCTCGAAACGTCGCTCCGATTCGAGCGCCCACCGCTGTGCGCGTCGGAACTCTTCGTCTCCGTCCCGCTCACTTGCACGATCAACTCTGGCGGTCGCCTCTGCCAGCGCAAGTTCGATTAGTGCTTGCTTCTCGATTACGTCGGCAGCGAAGCCGTGGGCAGCGACTTCCCCAGCCCGAACAGGGATGAGGCCACCCCACATCGAGTCGGTCGACCAATGTCCGTCATCGACGTGGTCAGTAAAATCAGATTTGGGTTCCGCCGTTGCGGACAGCAAGAGCTGGACCTGGGCGCCACTGCCACCCAACAGAGATGCGAGTTCGATACCTCGCTTCCATCCGACGGAGTCGCGATCGAGCACGATGCGAACCTCAGCGCCTTCGAAAAGGTCAGCACATGAGAGAGGGAAGTTCAGTCCGCCTTGAGCATTGGTCGTGGCAACCAGTCCAAGCGACTCGGCTGTCTCGACATCCTTCTCCCCCTCGAGTAACCACACAGGCGAATGGCTCGAGATTGCTGACAGCAGTTCCGGGAGTCGATACAAGACCGGTTCAAAACCCTCCGGCTTACGTCTGAGCCGGGTCCCTGCGGCATCCACGAAAATCTGTCGGAACTGCTTGTGCCGGCCAGCTTCACAGCTCGTGCATTCCTCGCGGATTACCTCCTGCACCAAAGTGCCGTCTGCAGATACATACGAGTAGACCTTGACTCGATCCCACCGGTGTTGAGCATCAGGTGTCACGTCCGGAAGCGCGATCCGGGCGGGAAGTCGTCCACCCTTCGGCCGGCGCCGCCCGGCACCACGTCGTCGGGGAGATCGGCCTACGCGTGTAAGCGCATCGCGATCAGGCAGCGGTTCGTCGAAGAGGTCCGTCATCGACAAACCCAGACCCTCGGCGATCTCCGAGACGGGAGCTTCACAGCCGTGGCAGTGAAGCAGCACCATTCCTCCCCTATGCCCATCGACCCAGGTCACGGACATCGACGCGTGACGGTCTCCATGGATCGGGCACCGCGCCATCAGTTGGGTCGAGCCGCGTTCGTTGACCCCGCCATTGCGTTCGGCAGCAGCACGAACCCGGTCGAATGACGACATCCGACCGATCTGAATGGTTCCAGCAGTGATAGCAGTCACGAAGCCGCCTCAGACACACGCGCCACGAGATCTGGCAAGCGCGGTGCGGCCCGGGTTAGTATGGGCACAGGTCCCCTCCAGGACTCGTATTTATGAACCAGGTCCCCTCCAGGACTCAGTTCGTAATCAACGGAACGAAGGACCCCCGCAGGCCGGCAAGCAGTGGGGGTCTTTCGCTATCTATGGCCAGGTCATGCCGAGATTGAAAGTTCGTTGTCGGACGAATCGGAGACCGCATAGCGCTCGTCGTGCGCCCGTAGTTTTTCCGGGTCCAACTTCTTGAGGATGTAGTCGGGGACATCCAGGTTGTACGCACGGGCCATGACGAGCAGGGCGTAGTCGCCGAGCTCGAGTCCGAGCTCTTCGGCGCGTGCTTCGTAGAAGCTGTGCTGTTGAAGGGGTGCACGAACTGATATGCACTTGCGCGTTCCCTTGTGTGGCCGTCCCATGCGAAGAGCCTAAACAGAAACTGCTTCGGAAACGTTGAATGACGTGTTGTCGGTGTGTCGCCGTTCATCGTGCATCCCCTCACCTTCACCAAAAATCCGCTTCTGGTTTGAGGAAGATCCTTCGACCCAGCGCTGTGTGACAGATGGGAAACAAAATCTTCGTCGCCGCATCATGCCGCGGTGCATGGACTGTTTGACCAAACTCGCCCGACCGCGGTTTCAGATGAACAACAACCCCTACGTGTGACCTGCGGGGCGACTCGGTGGGGAGTGGGGGGATTGGGAAGAAATACCTGATCAAACGGTAAAATCCACTCCCCACTACGGTGGGGAGTGGGGTGGGGAGTGGGGTGGGGAGTGGGTTCAAAGACACCTGAAGTGCCTTCGCACGCACCACCGCTGAGCTTTCGGGAAGCGATCAAGAGGTAGGGCGGCGAGGTTCTACTCCCCCACCGCCCTACCCCATCGTCACTACCGAGACGCCGTCCGAAGATGCAGCGACAAGACGCCAGCGAGAAGCCGGCTTCGGGACTTCGATCCCACCACCTTCACCTGAGCGTCAAGCC
Protein-coding sequences here:
- a CDS encoding telomere-binding protein, producing the protein MTAITAGTIQIGRMSSFDRVRAAAERNGGVNERGSTQLMARCPIHGDRHASMSVTWVDGHRGGMVLLHCHGCEAPVSEIAEGLGLSMTDLFDEPLPDRDALTRVGRSPRRRGAGRRRPKGGRLPARIALPDVTPDAQHRWDRVKVYSYVSADGTLVQEVIREECTSCEAGRHKQFRQIFVDAAGTRLRRKPEGFEPVLYRLPELLSAISSHSPVWLLEGEKDVETAESLGLVATTNAQGGLNFPLSCADLFEGAEVRIVLDRDSVGWKRGIELASLLGGSGAQVQLLLSATAEPKSDFTDHVDDGHWSTDSMWGGLIPVRAGEVAAHGFAADVIEKQALIELALAEATARVDRASERDGDEEFRRAQRWALESERRFEDLTELLDKVRQQAAAEGTDWAGEAVENAMTAWRAALVAARATHDVARVPVPPILQDPELEPVPGAVQDSLSPVDSQRVWSDSESLATPLNSIRGRNVIAPVYRIIDGNLVEIVTTKSGDQQAKLVLDLDARIVEMEYLEVADAGIDVDEPELMGRAAMAGQSEVNPAAPQELTAVVIGYTHPESREFLRIRIPAKEYRDCGWVDTLPGPPAYDSRPSGVAKLRDALKGAGGREIRRVVRYRSTGWRRDDQGKWFFVHAGGAIDENGGRVAPVLLTGPLKMYDLPAPTPDPVRIREAFLRHSGSMLERTPTRVSAALLGQVFRSALGPNPWVLTLVGSPNSYKTSLASLAMHHWGEKWDRRRPATSMSGNGDTLNALRIKLNAAKDALYWADDVAPTRDFGTAQKALEEFARMVHNGEQRSRSTRDGLGVLDGTPPRASALVTSEIMPRPGSAAQRMLVVPLQAREIELNVLKELDTAHSRHGRALLMATYLQWLCPRLDIVRAEAFAEGERYSERLRTSGESVRQADALGSLWAGWHAMSRFLVDVGALTENEVAQVGDLVTMGLSDAAAAATDPDLPMRTGARVRELLVHALRNGHAYVEDVDTGQAPSDWSMAACLGWRRSVVGETSDGTPRWRAEGRGVRLGYVVANPRPCDGQPQVLLDPMALEQVLKATGQTMTDTLQIDRGTALRALYDEGVLIAEERKGRMPRYTVQRMVKCENRRQRMVALRLHKLLGSDGPEDQVTSDAGSSDPTLGGDSSDSSTPVPGGPALFDGWIADLNSPGSGVASGDSSNEVMSLTSSHSEQEPEMAIETDAEGHTADGVQISPVSICALCGGEDAGWQIDGLVMHLPCWWQSTAATRSAAAATGDTVGQVSPMVKDEPVAAPVETTSRETAAATPAIVATAETTHQPTTTTPAPKLAAGDARTTFTAPAAVLDVDGAWLPDGTRHDLASQITHVGDVAELVATLNLGTWTSDKWSVPGQIWITDAMAQHMGIDTSSLGKRNRNDRLKELTAQSPFVTEALSEGWQLGGKEGDRLGTWTRVWKGETRGVWVTLTSGMSQDPKEMPILGDSPAPATLARRLSLLANALRFPWAVSPASTGIDLMIAARPKEWKRVFAPSDAEFAKKFQIFEADIDWSRTLSDDEAKCRYVHAFDRGGSYAAGIAGLELPIGEPAHHSNGLPFDRKLPGYWLVEIPESADWRFPNPLNPMGLSISEPKWVTTPTLERASSLGYEPEILEAYVWPDHGRVLVPWYERIRDARIALDIKDDLDAQLAREQNKVIYTHTIGILNSDLHLAGRPGYSPERHHHIVAKSRANIMYRIAQIGEDTGQWPVAVTKDTVLYVSDESDPKLAWPGGPKQFGRGFGQYKPEGSALLAEHQQYLDGKGYRGKSDLIAPAEWMSAGISAESDS